A stretch of DNA from Mycobacterium senriense:
CGGTACAGGTCGGTCGATGCCGGCAGCCCGAGCCGGCGGCGTGTCTCGGCCTCGCCGATCCGGTTGACGAGTTGATCGACGATCTCCCGCGCGGGCATCGTCCTGGCGCGGTTCATCGCCGCGAGCTCGATCGCCAGGTCGAGTGTGGCGGCCGCTAGCGCGGGATCTGCGTCAGGAACACCAGCGAGTTGCATTCGCTCGAACTGAGCTACCTGGTCCGGGGTGAGTTGGGCGGCGAAGTTGCGCCAAGTGTTGGTCATGGGGACGTTCCTTTCGGCTTGGGTTTGGTGGTTCAGATTGCCCACGCCGTGCCCACACTTTGCCCACAGTTACACATAACTCTTGTGAACTACTGTGATGTCTTTTAGCAGCTAGAGACTGTTTCGGTGCCCTGAACTGAGGCAAAAATAGAGTTCGAATCTCACCGAGGGCACCACAGACCCAGCGCGCGCGCCGACAATCCGCTGCCCCAAGGGACGCAGGGCACTCGGCGCACCGGGGGAGCTACTACCCTTTCCGGTACCGAAGTAGCGCCTTCACCGCCGTTTCCAAACCCGGCGGTCTGTTATTTCCTCCAATACCTTCCAATGGTATGGATCCGGGGCATTTAAACAACTCCACGCAATTACGCGCACGCAATTGCATTAGCAAGATCGCTATGAATTCATACTATTTCTCCGCCGCGCGCGTGCGTGCCGAAATCCTTCCAGCAACGGCTTCGGTCGCGTGAGCCAATGCCCGGGGGTCCCGCGCAAACCGGACCGTTGGGGGGCCTCACCCCTCGTCGAGGCCCACCGTCCGGTTCAGTCGCCGAAGGACCGGGTAACGCAAACCTGGCCGGAGGCAGACACATCTGCCCCCGCGGAGTTGCCGATCGAATCGGTGGCTACCCGGAGTAACCAGCCCGGGTCGCCGCAGGCGGCGCTGCAGCCGTCTATGAGCAAAGCGGTGAGAGCTAGGGTTAACGCAAGAACGAATCTCTTGAGACGCGCCATCAGGCACCCCTTAGTCGAGGCCAACACGTGTCTAACAGCCCTGCTTAACACGTGTTAAATAACCATAACGATCCATTCGCAAACCCGATAACAACCCGATAACAAGAACTGTTATCAGAATCGGAAACTTACGGGGCGAAATCGCCAACTTTTTTGGAGACATTCGCCGACCAGCCTGCTCGGCGGTTAGGCTTACACCCGTGGCGGCCAAGAAGTGTGGTGCCCCACCAAGACGCCCAGACGGCTCCTCGCAGCGCCCGGACTGCGTGGCTGCGGCGCGCGCCCAGTCACGCGACCGCAATCAGCACTACGCCGACAGCGCCGCACGCCAGTACCGAGTGCTCACGATTGCGGCCTGGCTGGCAGTGGCAGTCTGCACCACCTTCGTCGTACTGCAGGTCGTCACCGGCGCCTGGATCTGGCAGATGCTGCTCGTCAATGTCATCTCGGCGGTGATCTTCGCATCTGTGCCGTGGCTGCACCGCTTCGGTGATCTGGTCGCGCCGCTGACCTTTATCGGCGCCGCCTATGCCACGGTCTTCGCCACCTGCTGGGACTCGGGCACAGCCTCGGGCGCCCAGTTCTTCTTGGTGGTGGGCGCGTGCCTGGTGGTGCTGGTGCTGGGGCTGGATCACATCGTGTTGGCCGGAATTTTGGCGGCGATCGCCGCCGGCCTGATCATAGGGCTGGAATTTCTCGTTCCCCGTGATACCGGCTTGGTGCCGGGGTGGGCGCAGTCCATGATGTTCGTCGTCACCATCGTGTCCGCGTGCGTCATGGTGTTCATCACGGTGTGGTTCGCGCTGCGCGATACCCGGCGTGCCGAGACGGTGATGGAATCCGAGTATCGGCGGTCGGAGGCGCTGCTCGCCAACATGTTGCCGGGCAGTATCGCCGAGCGTCTCAAAAGCGCCGACCGGAACGTCATCGCCGACAAGTATGACGAGGCCTCCGTCTTGTTCGCCGACATCGTCAGCTTCACCGAACGCGCCAGCAGCACCAGCCCGGCCGATTTGGTGCGGTTCCTCGACAGGCTGTACGGCTCCTTCGACGAGTTGGTCGACAGACACGGCCTGGAGAAGATCAAGGTCAGCGGCGACTCCTACATGGTGGTCAGCGGGGTCCCGCGCGCGCGGCCGGACCACGCCTTCGCCCTGGCCGCGCTGGCGCTCGACATGGCCAATGTTGCTGGGGCGCTGAAGGATCCGCACGGCGGTCCGGTCCCGTTGCGGATGGGCATGGCCTGCGGACCCGT
This window harbors:
- a CDS encoding adenylate/guanylate cyclase domain-containing protein translates to MAAKKCGAPPRRPDGSSQRPDCVAAARAQSRDRNQHYADSAARQYRVLTIAAWLAVAVCTTFVVLQVVTGAWIWQMLLVNVISAVIFASVPWLHRFGDLVAPLTFIGAAYATVFATCWDSGTASGAQFFLVVGACLVVLVLGLDHIVLAGILAAIAAGLIIGLEFLVPRDTGLVPGWAQSMMFVVTIVSACVMVFITVWFALRDTRRAETVMESEYRRSEALLANMLPGSIAERLKSADRNVIADKYDEASVLFADIVSFTERASSTSPADLVRFLDRLYGSFDELVDRHGLEKIKVSGDSYMVVSGVPRARPDHAFALAALALDMANVAGALKDPHGGPVPLRMGMACGPVVAGVVGSRRFFYDVWGDAVNVASRMESTDSVGRIQVPEAMHERLKHDFVLQERGRIEIKGKGVMRTWYLIGRRAGEEPTDLRAEDPRTVHV